The genomic window GGGCCACAGAGGAGGCCCTAAGGCGGGGCAAGAGCGTAATCATCCTCGTTCCGGAGATAAGCTTGACGCCCCAGATAGCCCATCGCTTTCAGACTAGGTTCAAGGGCGAGGTGGCCATCTTGCACAGCGCCTTGAGCGACGCCGAAAGATTCGATCAATGGGAGATGATCAAAAACGGCAACCATAGGATCGTCCTTGGGGCACGTTCGGCCCTATTTGCTCCCCTGAAAGATGTGGGACTCATAATAGTAGATGAAGAGCATGAGCCGGCATATAAACAAAATTCAACCCCTCGTTATCACGGGGTTTGGGTCGCTGAGCAGAGGGCGCAGCTCTCCGGCGCCCTTCTAATCTTAGGGAGCGCAACTCCAAGCATCGAATCGAGATTCCGGGCCGAGAAGGGCGAATTTGAGCTCCTAAGGCTTACGAAACGGGTCTTAGATCATCCCCTGCCCAAGGTGGAAATAGTCGATCTGCGCAACACGGGGGAGGATAACCGGGGAATAATCCTTAGCCTCGAGCTCATAGATGCCGCAAGGGCGGCCCTAGAAGAGGATAAGAAGGTAATCCTATTTTTAAACAGACGCGGCTATTTCGGTTTCATTCTCTGCAAGAGCTGCGGCTACGTCTTTAAATGCAAGAACTGCGAGGTCTCCATGGTCTATCACCAAAAAAATCGTCTTCTGATGTGTCATCATTGTGGATTTAGGACGCGTCCAAAGGATACGTGTCCAGATTGCGGCGGAAGCAGGATGGGCTTCTACTCATTCGGCACCGAAAGGGTGGAGGAGGAGATAAAAAGGTTCTTTGCCGGCGTCGAGATCGTCAGAATGGATAGGGATACCACAAGGAGCAGAGGAGCCCACCGAGATCGGCTGATAAAGTTCAAGGAATCCAAGGGGGCTATCCTTTTGGGGACGCAGATGATAGCCAAGGGGCTCGATTTTCCCGACGTGGCTCTGGTGGGTGTAATCAATGCCGACACATCTCTCCATCTTCCAGATTTTCGCTCCGAAGAGAGAACTTTCCAGTTGCTTATGCAGATAAGCGGCCGAGCCGGCAGGAGCGACCTGGCCAGCAAGGTGATCATCCAGACGTTTTCACCTGATTCTTTTGCCATTAGAGCGATAAAAGAGAGTGATTACGAAGGCTTCTATAAGCGGGAGCTAGGGGTGAGGAGGGAGATGAACTACCCTCCCTTTACCGAAATTGTGAACATAATTTTTTCAAGCAAGTGCGAAACATCCGTGATTGATGCCGCTAAGATCTTTTCCGATAATCTAAACGTAGCCAAAAAAGATGGC from Actinomycetota bacterium includes these protein-coding regions:
- the priA gene encoding primosomal protein N', producing the protein MMIAQVVVDISTSSLDKPFDYLVPVNMEREMAVGLTVLVPFSKKNRLGMVVGLYRAEGVNMKLLEISDIVDHDPIFDDRMVELCSLISRRYIAPLSDCLRLAYPPGRKIKLIKRVELAEDADHSILTDLEREAFLLLAKAVYEGGRIENLLDSLDEGVLTVLKKRGFLKVVQVLVKPKSPVKMVELVDISISVEEARILSKELERSSPKQERILSILSKKGRLATKILLDEAKTSRSTLSALSKKGLINMTKVIRRPDLDLTFPEEVITHDSLTEEQSTAIASVKNSLAAGTFAVKLLYGVTASGKTEIYLRATEEALRRGKSVIILVPEISLTPQIAHRFQTRFKGEVAILHSALSDAERFDQWEMIKNGNHRIVLGARSALFAPLKDVGLIIVDEEHEPAYKQNSTPRYHGVWVAEQRAQLSGALLILGSATPSIESRFRAEKGEFELLRLTKRVLDHPLPKVEIVDLRNTGEDNRGIILSLELIDAARAALEEDKKVILFLNRRGYFGFILCKSCGYVFKCKNCEVSMVYHQKNRLLMCHHCGFRTRPKDTCPDCGGSRMGFYSFGTERVEEEIKRFFAGVEIVRMDRDTTRSRGAHRDRLIKFKESKGAILLGTQMIAKGLDFPDVALVGVINADTSLHLPDFRSEERTFQLLMQISGRAGRSDLASKVIIQTFSPDSFAIRAIKESDYEGFYKRELGVRREMNYPPFTEIVNIIFSSKCETSVIDAAKIFSDNLNVAKKDGLKFELLGPVPAPISKIGGMHRWHSMVKTSELEMVLPRLKGDYIRLNSQAAFVDVKITVDVDSVWML